In Helianthus annuus cultivar XRQ/B chromosome 9, HanXRQr2.0-SUNRISE, whole genome shotgun sequence, the following are encoded in one genomic region:
- the LOC110877981 gene encoding LOW QUALITY PROTEIN: ATP synthase subunit alpha, mitochondrial (The sequence of the model RefSeq protein was modified relative to this genomic sequence to represent the inferred CDS: inserted 4 bases in 3 codons), whose product MEFSPRAAELTTLLESRISNFYTNFQVDEIGRVVSVGDGIARVYGLNEIQAGEMVEFASGVKGIALNLENENVGIVVFGSDTAIKEGDLVKRTGSIVDVPAGKAMLGRVVDALGVPIDGRGXLSDHERRRVEVKAPGIIERKSVHEPMQTGLKAVDSLVPIGRGQRELIIGDRQTGKTAIAIDTILNQKQMNSRSTSESETLYCVYVAIGQKRSXVAQLVQILSEANAMEYSILVAATASDXPYSGCAMGEYFRDNGMHALIIYDDLSKQAVAYRQMSLLLRRPPGREAFPGDVFYLHSRLLERAAKRSDQTGAGSLTALPVIETQAGDVSAYIPTYVIPITDGQTCSETELFYRGFRPTINVGLSVSRVGSAAQLKTMKQVFGSSKLELAQYREVAALAQFGSDLDAATQALLNIGARLTEVPKQPQYAPLPIEKQILVIYAAVNGFCDRMPLDRISQYERVVLKSIKTELLQSLLEKGGLTNERKMEPDTFLKECALPYTI is encoded by the exons ATGGAATTCTCTCCAAGAGCTGCTGAACTAACGACTCTATTAGAAAGTAGAATTAGCAACTTTTACACGAATTTTCAAGTGGATGAGATTGGTCGAGTGGTCTCAGTTGGAGATGGGATTGCACGTGTTTATGGGTTGAACGAGATTCAAGCTGGGGAAATGGTTGAATTTGCCAGCGGTGTGAAAGGAATAGccttgaatcttgagaatgagaATGTAGGGATTGTTGTCTTTGGTAGTGATACTGCTATTAAAGAAGGAGATCTTGTCAAGCGCACTGGCTCTATTGTGGATGTCCCTGCGGGAAAGGCTATGCTAGGGCGTGTGGTCGACGCCTTGGGAGTACCTATTGATGGAAGAG CTCTAAGCGATCACGAGCGAAGACGTGTCGAAGTGAAAGCCCCTGGGATTATTGAACGTAAATCTGTGCACGAGCCTATGCAAACTGGGTTAAAAGCGGTAGATAGCCTGGTTCCTATAGGCCGTGGTCAACGAGAACTTATAATCGGGGACCGGCAAACTGGAAAAACAGCTATTGCTATCGATACCATATTAAACCAAAAGCAAATGAACTCAAGGAGCACCTCTGAGAGTGAGACATTGTATTGTGTCTATGTAGCGATTGGACAGAAACGCTC TGTGGCACAATTAGTTCAAATTCTTTCAGAAGCGAATGCCATGGAATATTCCATTCTTGTAGCAGCCACCGCTTCGG CTCCGTATTCTGGCTGTGCCATGGGGGAATATTTCCGCGATAATGGAATGCACGCATTAATAATCTATGATGATCTTAGTAAACAGGCAGTGGCATATCGACAAATGTCATTATTGTTACGCCGACCACCAGGCCGTGAGGCTTTCCCAGGGGATGTTTTCTATTTACATTCCCGTCTCTTAGAAAGAGCCGCTAAACGATCGGACCAGACAGGCGCAGGTAGCTTGACCGCCTTACCCGTCATTGAAACACAAGCTGGAGACGTATCAGCCTATATTCCTACTTATGTGATCCCCATTACTGATGGACAAACCTGTTCGGAAACAGAGCTCTTTTATCGCGGATTTAGACCTACTATTAACGTCGGCTTATCTGTCAGTCGTGTTGGGTCTGCCGCTCAGTTGAAAACTATGAAACAAGTCTTCGGTAGTTCAAAACTGGAATTGGCACAATATCGCGAAGTGGCTGCCCTTGCTCAATTTGGGTCAGACCTGGATGCTGCGACTCAGGCATTACTCAATATAGGTGCAAGGCTTACAGAA GTACCGAAACAACCACAATATGCACCACTTCCAATTGAAAAACAAATTTTAGTCATTTATGCAGCTGTCAATGGATTCTGTGATCGAATGCCACTAGACAGAATTTCTCAATATGAGAGAGTCGTTTTAAAGAGTATAAAAACAGAATTACTACAATCCCTTTTAGAAAAAGGTGGCTTAACTAACGAAAGAAAAATGGAACCAGATACATTCTTAAAGGAATGCGCTTTGCCTTACacaatataa
- the LOC118482006 gene encoding cytochrome c biogenesis CcmF C-terminal-like mitochondrial protein: MVQLHNFFFFITSMVVPHGTAAPVLLKWFVSIDVSTGAPSSNGTIIPILIPSVSLLVYLHSRKFIRSMDGAKSGVFIIASQPILLPYILGRSSSETRARKALFRFVPVLHFLLIEKKGDFSYLESFCGVLRLLFFRTFFSLPRDRSAKRERARRRKGQRLRPSGNEQGRNDKMRCPGHLHLERRVEVFGLVALPVPPSSGAACVGSAPPEIGLEALTLPTSRQLMAVGHDYYKKAPMKMNISHGGVCIFILGVLLSNTKKIQFTQRLPLGSELHMGKERCCLQGLDYLHGPNFHSICGNFLIYKPSLTNDRLMFEDDELLRVDLLPINFPASYENGKLEHFLHRWMKNHEHKNFWLTIFPEKRYFQETTNTTEVAIHTNPLRIYMLRLELPVPEQVASILP, translated from the exons ATGGTCCAACTACataactttttctttttcattacTTCCATGGTCGTGCCTCATGGCACGGCAGCACCCGTACTATTGAAATGGTTCGTCAGTATAGATGTTTCCACAGGTGCCCCTTCTTCTAATGGTACTATAATTCCTATTCTTATCCCTTCAGTCTCTCTTTTGGTCTATCTACATTCCAGGAAATTCATACGCTCCATGGACGGAGCAAAAAGCGGAGTCTTCATTATAGCGAGCCAACCTATTCTATTACCATACATCCTTGGGAGAAGCTCATCCGAAACTAGAGCTAGAAAGGCCTTATTTCGTTTCGTTCCTGTTCTTCATTTCCTTCTTATCGAAAAAAAGGGGGATTTCTCATATTTAGAATCTTTCTGCGGTGTGCTCCGTTTACTATTCTTTCGTACTTTTTTCTCTTTACCACGCGATAGGTCAGCGAAGCGTGAGCGGGCGCGGAGAAGGAAAGGCCAAAGACTTCGGCCTAGCGGGAATGAGCAAGGACGAAATGACAAGATGAGGTGCCCTGGCCACCTCCATTTAGAAAGAAGGGTCGAAGTTTTTGGGCTTGTAGCTTTACCCGTCCCCCCTTCGTCGGGTGCTGCTTGTGTGGGGAGTGCGCCACCAGAAATCGGTCTTGAAGCTCTCACCTTACCAACGAGCCGACAGCTGATGGCTGTTGGTCACGACTACTACAAAAAAGCTCCAATGAAGATGAATATTTCACATGGAGGAGTGTGCATCTTTATATTGGGTGTTCTTCTGT CTAACACAAAGAAGATACAGTTCACTCAACGATTGCCTTTGGGTTCCGAACTCCATATGGGGAAGGAGCGTTGTTGTTTGCAAGGTCTCGATTATTTACATGGACCCAATTTTCATTCAATTTGTGGGAATTTTCTGATCTATAAACCGTCCCTAACTAACGATCGGCTCATGTTTGAGGATGATGAATTACTTCGTGTCGACCTGTTGCCAATAAACTTTCCGGCCTCATATGAGAATGGAAAACTGGAGCATTTTCTGCATCGGTGGATGAAGAATCACGAACATAAGAATTTCTGGTTGACCATCTTCCCAGAAAAAAGATACTTTCAAGAAACGACAAACACGACTGAAGTGGCTATACATACAAATCCATTACGGATCTATATGCTCCGATTGGAACTTCCGGTTCCAGAACAGGTGGCTAGTATACTACCATAA